A genomic stretch from Methanobacterium sp. includes:
- a CDS encoding archease, protein MENNDLSKKFEFFDVTADVGYNAYGNNLEKAFENAALAMFEVITDTSKVKPKIKKEIKIESEDEYALLYDWLSEFLVILDSEFLVFSKFNVKIESKGNGYLLEGTAWGKEFDTSIHEIRAEVKAVTYHLMDIKKEDGVKVRVILDI, encoded by the coding sequence GTGGAAAACAATGATCTAAGCAAAAAATTCGAATTTTTTGATGTAACGGCTGATGTTGGATATAATGCTTATGGCAACAATTTAGAGAAAGCATTTGAAAATGCAGCCCTTGCAATGTTTGAAGTTATTACAGATACGTCCAAAGTAAAACCAAAAATAAAAAAAGAAATAAAAATCGAATCAGAAGACGAATATGCACTTTTATACGATTGGCTTTCAGAATTTCTGGTTATATTGGATTCTGAATTTCTTGTATTTTCAAAATTCAATGTAAAAATAGAATCAAAAGGTAATGGATATTTATTAGAAGGAACAGCATGGGGAAAAGAATTTGATACATCTATACATGAAATTAGGGCCGAAGTTAAAGCTGTTACCTATCATTTGATGGATATTAAAAAAGAAGACGGCGTTAAGGTCCGCGTTATACTGGACATATAA
- a CDS encoding winged helix-turn-helix transcriptional regulator, with the protein MKEDACDIEEPDEETVNEIKSKMLEEGTILKITDGFKTISDPTRLKILYALSLKDLCVCDLASLLGMSQSAISHQLRVLRDKNMVSFKKEGKMARYYIADDHVMNFIKMGVEHAQE; encoded by the coding sequence ATGAAAGAAGATGCATGCGACATTGAAGAACCTGATGAAGAAACAGTAAATGAAATTAAATCCAAAATGCTTGAAGAGGGCACCATTTTAAAGATAACAGATGGCTTTAAAACCATAAGTGACCCTACAAGGCTAAAAATACTTTATGCATTATCCCTAAAAGATTTATGTGTCTGTGACTTAGCTTCATTACTGGGCATGAGCCAATCTGCCATATCTCATCAACTTAGAGTGTTAAGGGATAAGAATATGGTTAGCTTTAAAAAAGAAGGTAAAATGGCACGTTATTACATTGCAGATGACCATGTAATGAACTTCATTAAAATGGGAGTAGAACACGCTCAAGAGTAA
- a CDS encoding ORC1-type DNA replication protein encodes MDIDDILLYDETLFKNIEAFNPDYIPENFMHRKSQMEALAICMRPALRKGRPVNSLVLGSCATGKTTAIKKIFEMVEKSSDKVVCVYINCQIHTTRFGIFSQIYQKIFGHTPPETGVPFSRIYQKIMQHLSSEDKALVVALDDINYLFYSKNANKIFYDILRAHEAFEGIKTGVFAILSDIEFRFMLDKNVNSIFIPQEIIFNPYSPDEMNTILKERAKIGFYPDVISDELIMEIAEYAASSGDLRVGIDLLRISGNLAESDASKTIEKKHIEESLKNTGSINLTYILKSLSEDEKMLLNLIRGYDGDLTAGNLYDTFNKMDNVSYASFNRILNKLEFLRLIDTKFTGKGVKGNSRVIILRFEPEEIKKCMNPI; translated from the coding sequence ATGGACATTGATGACATTCTGCTTTATGATGAAACTCTGTTTAAAAATATTGAGGCATTTAATCCAGATTATATTCCAGAAAATTTCATGCACCGAAAATCCCAGATGGAAGCCCTGGCAATTTGCATGCGCCCTGCCCTGCGGAAGGGAAGACCAGTAAATTCATTGGTACTCGGTTCTTGTGCCACTGGAAAAACCACAGCAATCAAAAAAATCTTTGAAATGGTTGAAAAATCATCAGATAAAGTTGTTTGTGTTTATATTAACTGCCAGATACACACAACTCGGTTTGGAATATTTTCACAGATTTATCAAAAGATATTTGGACACACACCACCAGAAACAGGAGTTCCCTTCTCAAGAATATACCAAAAAATAATGCAGCATCTTTCAAGCGAAGATAAAGCCCTTGTTGTTGCATTAGATGATATAAATTACTTATTTTACAGTAAAAATGCAAATAAAATATTTTACGATATTTTACGTGCTCATGAAGCATTTGAAGGTATTAAAACAGGTGTATTTGCTATTTTATCAGATATCGAATTCAGGTTTATGCTTGATAAAAACGTTAATTCCATATTCATTCCTCAAGAGATAATATTTAATCCTTATTCTCCAGATGAAATGAACACTATTTTAAAGGAAAGAGCAAAAATTGGTTTTTATCCTGATGTTATATCTGATGAGTTAATTATGGAAATAGCAGAATATGCAGCTTCAAGTGGAGATTTAAGAGTTGGAATTGATCTTTTAAGGATAAGTGGGAATCTTGCAGAATCTGATGCATCTAAAACCATAGAAAAAAAGCATATAGAAGAATCTCTTAAGAATACTGGCTCTATAAATCTTACATATATATTAAAATCATTGTCTGAAGATGAAAAAATGCTGTTAAATCTTATAAGAGGATATGATGGGGATTTAACTGCCGGAAACTTATACGACACATTTAATAAAATGGATAATGTTAGTTATGCGTCTTTTAACCGTATTTTAAATAAGCTTGAATTTTTAAGACTTATTGACACTAAATTTACAGGAAAGGGTGTTAAAGGTAATTCAAGAGTTATAATACTTAGATTCGAGCCAGAAGAAATCAAAAAATGCATGAATCCTATTTAA